Below is a genomic region from Micropterus dolomieu isolate WLL.071019.BEF.003 ecotype Adirondacks linkage group LG08, ASM2129224v1, whole genome shotgun sequence.
GCTGCTACGGGAACAATGACTCCTCTTTAAATAAAGCAGCGAGTTGCCATGGTTTGTAGTGGATTTCTTCCTGAAATACAAGCTTCTGTAGGTTAAATCTAATGAAAACAAAGAGGCTCAACTTAGCATCTGTTAACCCATCCCACTTTGTGTACAGTTAAAAGCCTCAGACTGCAGTGAGGGTAATAGTAGCTTGATAAATACAGACACTCTTTCTACACTTTTGTATATACTTAagataatgtgtgtgtctgcaataTGCAACTTGAACAATCTGCAACTGCCAGTCACATTCTCTACGTATTTGCCATTCCTGTTTGAGCCAGGCCAAACTCCTGACAGAGCTGTTACATTTTCTGTACCTCCATTCTTACCTGCCTCAAAGTCTACAGATCTTTCCCCAACTTTACAAAGACAAAGTTGTCTCCCTTTACAAGTAAAGGCAACCAGCACCGTGATATATATCATTAAGGTGGCATTACAACCCAAAGAGGAATGTCAAGAGGTGGGtcagacaaacaaaactagaGCCACTAATTTAGTGTTTATGAGTCAAGTGCTGGCTTGTTCTGTTGTTGAGAGTAAATGACAAACATGGAGCGAAGCCGGATGCCAAAGACAAatgaaacataaacataaagggacaggtaaacaaagacaaaagtcCCACATATACTCAAGGCCTACATACTAGTCTTGCCCTGACAAGCACAGGCCTACTTGTATTGTAGGTGTAGGTtagctgtttgtttgtctttaggCATTTCTACAGAAAGACTCACCTTGACGGTCTTGGTTGATCTCCTGACCCTCTCCTGGGTTTCTAGTTTTAGCCCCAGTGAACACAGTGCTGTCCTGCTGATGAGAATGTGTGAATGGGTTTGAAAGCAGCAAAAGACAAACCTGTTTGACAACTCATGTGTGCTCCTCCTGAGCCCGCCCACTCTCGCTGATTGGCCCAGTCACTCTCTTTCAAGGACATAAACTGGACTTCTTTGGTCACATGAGCCTGCCATTGTTTTCTGTTGCTTGCTTGATGATAAGCACTCTCTGTTTGCTGGTATCGTAATTCAGCTACAGTATGTGCTGACACACTTTCAGCAGTTCAAAGGTCTGTGCGGAGTGTGTGTCAAGTGTGGAATAAAGTACACAGTAAGACAAACAATTTAGACAAATTTAATATTACTATAAAATTGTCTCACACaatcagagaaacagaaaatatcatTATGATCTCTTCCTTTTACCCGAAATAAAACAAGGAAAAACAGTGACCTACACCaagtatataaaaataaatgacaatagAGGCATAAAAGTGTTTCTTATTGACTTAAGACATGACTTTGCAGTATTTAGTTTGGCCTATACAACACACGCTACAAACTTCACCTCCAAAATTCACTCAAATTCACCTTTGTGTCTTTAACAATCCTTTTGATTTTCAAAGCATAAAACTACCACAGTAAGAAGTCATTATACTCCATCCCATAATAATTGGCCATTTAGTATTCATAACTGTAACACATTTGCACATAGGAGCACCGGAAAATGGTTACAGAGTTAAAAATAAGATGTATTTAATATTCCTTTTACAAAGCATGATGGAGGAATCTGCTGTCAGTTACTGGTCAAACGTGCCGCTGTAGGTTTGCATATGTAAATGACAAGTATTGTTAAAAAGCAGTAACATTTCACTTCAGGGCCACGGCAGTTTGTGGTAGAAACTACATCACTGCTGTGAGTCCTCTCTTGCATGTTAAAATATACTCCATACATAAATGTTACCAAATAATCACTCCACATTCATCACTAATCACATGATTCATACACCATTTTCTACACGGTAACATCTCAAAGTCAAACAATGAGAGGTCAATACCATAGAGCTAAAGTAGTGACTTCTCTGAGGTTTACTGTGCTTGCTAAGTAGTGTGTCAAGAACAATAGCTGTGGTCCGCTTTTGGAAAAGTCTGCACATGTGTGTTTGGATTTAACACTACACCACCATCATAAAACTGATAAACAGCAGAGTAATGAAGGGCCATTAGTTCTTCTTGTGCACCATAATTTAGAAAATAACATGCTGTGTTTTGATGTTGCTGGTTGTTAGGGGTTAGGAGATAGCACAGTTTTTATCTTTATCCTTCGCACCAAGACTTTGAGCTCGTCTCCGCCGTATGCTGCCTCTCAGTCCCCAGTCTCTCTGCAcctccctcttctcttctccctctctgtctttgccCTCCTCAGGCTGCTGCTTTCGGAGCTGCGGGGGCAGAGGTATGGGCTGTCCCAGGAAGTATCCCTCTTCCTCTGAGTCAGAGGATGAAGTGCAGGTAGAACAGGAATCTTCATGTTTGTACTGGGCTGGCTGGGAGGTCAGTGAGGAGGCTTTGGTGGCGCCCCTGTTGTCCCTGTCTTTCTCGCCTCTCCGCTCCAGGGCGTCCAGCCGAGGCCGGTCGGGTCGCGATCGTTGGGAGCGCCTCTCTCCTCCCGGGTGTAGAGCAGGGTCGGAGGGGAAACGGCAGCGGCTCCAGCCTCGTCGCAGACTCCGCTGGTGATATGAGGATCCATCTGATTGGGAATAGGAattgtgacaaaaacaaaattaactcTATTCCCAAGTTTCACATGACGTAATATTCAACTCTGTAAAGGCATTTTTCTTACCCAGCAGATCCATCTGTGGTGGGATGCCTTTCTGTAGATGTAACCTGCTTCCGAAACCTCCCTCCACCCCATCTTTTTCCTGCTGGTTTTCTTCGCCACCTTGTAGCTCCTCCTCATTCTCATCTTCATCCTCGTCAACGGAGTAGCTGCTGCTGATTGGTTCTCTGAAGCTGACCCTCGCTGTGCCACTGCGAGACAGCGGGGGTGgagaatcagagggtttgtccTCTGGTGGGGGGAGGTTTGGTGGGGGTGACTCCTGGGGCATCAAGTCACGAGATTTAAGGGGCAAAGGAGGTGGGAGGGAGGATGGGTTATTGGGCAGGAGGGGAGGCGAGTCAAGTGAAGTGAGGTGGTTCACATGTGAGTTGTTCTGAGGAGGAAACACTGTAGGGAGAAAACAGAGTAAGGTGAGATTATACACTTATTATCGATACCACGGTATTTTAGGAGTAATTAATGATACCTTGCATAACTTGATTCGTCCTTTCCACCCAATTCCGGCAGTCTTTAGCAGTAGTGGTTCCTCTTGAACTAAGACCAGTTAGTCCAGTATTTCCATTTAGCTCTCCACCACCGACAGGAGGTTTGATACCACAGTCCCCTGGCAGTAAACTGTAATGTGGAAGGTCACTGGGCCAAGACGGACCCAAGCCATTTCCTAGATGAATGTGGGGAAGAGGTGAGTAGGAGCCTCTTGGATGAGGATGACCACTGGGTGAAGAAACTCCATTTTGAACTGGAGCAGTGCAGTGGACACCTGAGAAAAGCAGAGCAAATACATTTGTCTCCAAAATGTTTTATCATACAGGGTCATTTCTTGGCAATGCGACCTACATAACATCACCTTTGTTTTCCACTGCAGTATGAATGCAGTCTTTTGCAGGAGTTATAGGGAGTTTGATGCCCTCTATTGGCTGAAGTGGAGAACCGCACTGTTGGTGTTTCTCAGCTGTCCCACATGGTCTATGCTGAACTGGTCCAATCTGCAGCGCAGAGTCACAGGAGTCTGAGTTATCGGGGTCCTCGCCCAGCGAGCAGGATCTGGAGCAGAAGATGAGTCCCGCTCGAGGTAGGAAGGGAAGCCCCAGCAGAGGTAGTTTACAGCGGGCGCAGcagaaacacgactccacaGCGTGCCAGTGTTGACCCTCGTATGTCATCTGGCCCTGGTCGATACCTGAGAGGAAATTATTTCATGATTGCACATCTCATATGTGTCAGCTGcaatttgtttgcattttgttgGATATTCCTAACTTCATCCATGCTGTCGGcatgtataaaaatgtaaaatacaaggAGGGAGACAGCTGGactaaatattactgtatatgtatgtgtgaatAGTATGCAGGTTATTTTAAAAACCTCTTTTGCAACCATGAGGGGGTAAAAGTCATTTTCATAGACTGATCTGACATGATCTTAAAAATTGCTTATTCGCAGTGCTCCCGGGTTATTAAATTGCTCTTACTTTTGTTGTGTAAAACAGATGATAATttgatgtgtctgtgtgcatgcttAACCTTGTGCTGCTGTGGCCTTAACATTAAGCTAACAGCATTCATTTCAGACTTCAGACAAGCCAAGTTTTACAGATCTGATTACGAATCTTACTAATTCCTACCAAGTAAGATTACTGTAGTGACTTCTACGTGAAAGTGTCAGGCACTTAATCAGACATTGGACCAACATGTAAAACTGGCAGAGCATTTACATAATGAGTTTCACATCTGGAAGagactttatttaaatttaccactgattaaaataaaatatttctcaaTAACTAAGAAATGCGAACACTTAACTTTAAGTCCccttatttagcatttataaatagtatataaacatttaataaacagtttataccacactgtaataaacaaattattaataataatatagtaataaaataaatgtcttcaTAGGAGAAGTTGTAATTTTAGACAAAtagtaaacataaaatgtcagatCTGCTTCTagctacatttttaattttataaacTATTTATTGAGTGTTTTATCTACTGCTTATAAAATGCTTAATAAGAGTAACTTAAAGTTAAGTGTTACCAAAGATTTAGAAGAAAATCTTTGTCTACTGCCTGATAATGGCTGTTAACTGCATAGAAATTTCTTCAGATTTAATTCAGTACCTATGTGTTCTCCACAGGTATCGCAGTACTCTGCATACAGGGACTCATAGCAGGAGCAGCAGTATGGTCGACTCTCTCTCATGATGTAACGCTGGCCGCCCAGCGCAGCCTCGCActcaaaacaacagaaatgctTCATGTGCCAATATCTTCCTTCTGCCTCCGTACATTCATCTGCCAGAATAATCTGAGATTGAGAgacaacagaaaaagagagggagacagagaggtcaCTCAGCacagcagtgatgatgtcatGGGTGCAGAAGTAAACAAATCACGG
It encodes:
- the prickle3 gene encoding protein prickle isoform X2 is translated as MFLRGSKKRRSNRSEEEDPDRGQPCMRCGDQCPGFRVHGWRKICVHCKCVREEHAVRSVPDQLEKMMTKLVSDFQRHSISDDDSGCASEEYAWVPPGLKPEQVYQYFSCLPEDRVPYVNSPGERYRIKQLLHQLPAHDSEPQYCNSLDEEEKKELRLFSQQRKRENLGKGVVRLFPVTMTGAICQQCGRQICGGDIAVFASRAGHGSCWHPQCFQCASCSELLVDLIYFYQDGQIYCGRHHAERLKPRCQACDEIILADECTEAEGRYWHMKHFCCFECEAALGGQRYIMRESRPYCCSCYESLYAEYCDTCGEHIGIDQGQMTYEGQHWHAVESCFCCARCKLPLLGLPFLPRAGLIFCSRSCSLGEDPDNSDSCDSALQIGPVQHRPCGTAEKHQQCGSPLQPIEGIKLPITPAKDCIHTAVENKGVHCTAPVQNGVSSPSGHPHPRGSYSPLPHIHLGNGLGPSWPSDLPHYSLLPGDCGIKPPVGGGELNGNTGLTGLSSRGTTTAKDCRNWVERTNQVMQVFPPQNNSHVNHLTSLDSPPLLPNNPSSLPPPLPLKSRDLMPQESPPPNLPPPEDKPSDSPPPLSRSGTARVSFREPISSSYSVDEDEDENEEELQGGEENQQEKDGVEGGFGSRLHLQKGIPPQMDLLDGSSYHQRSLRRGWSRCRFPSDPALHPGGERRSQRSRPDRPRLDALERRGEKDRDNRGATKASSLTSQPAQYKHEDSCSTCTSSSDSEEEGYFLGQPIPLPPQLRKQQPEEGKDREGEEKREVQRDWGLRGSIRRRRAQSLGAKDKDKNCAIS
- the prickle3 gene encoding protein prickle isoform X1: MFLRGSKKRRSNRSQEEEDPDRGQPCMRCGDQCPGFRVHGWRKICVHCKCVREEHAVRSVPDQLEKMMTKLVSDFQRHSISDDDSGCASEEYAWVPPGLKPEQVYQYFSCLPEDRVPYVNSPGERYRIKQLLHQLPAHDSEPQYCNSLDEEEKKELRLFSQQRKRENLGKGVVRLFPVTMTGAICQQCGRQICGGDIAVFASRAGHGSCWHPQCFQCASCSELLVDLIYFYQDGQIYCGRHHAERLKPRCQACDEIILADECTEAEGRYWHMKHFCCFECEAALGGQRYIMRESRPYCCSCYESLYAEYCDTCGEHIGIDQGQMTYEGQHWHAVESCFCCARCKLPLLGLPFLPRAGLIFCSRSCSLGEDPDNSDSCDSALQIGPVQHRPCGTAEKHQQCGSPLQPIEGIKLPITPAKDCIHTAVENKGVHCTAPVQNGVSSPSGHPHPRGSYSPLPHIHLGNGLGPSWPSDLPHYSLLPGDCGIKPPVGGGELNGNTGLTGLSSRGTTTAKDCRNWVERTNQVMQVFPPQNNSHVNHLTSLDSPPLLPNNPSSLPPPLPLKSRDLMPQESPPPNLPPPEDKPSDSPPPLSRSGTARVSFREPISSSYSVDEDEDENEEELQGGEENQQEKDGVEGGFGSRLHLQKGIPPQMDLLDGSSYHQRSLRRGWSRCRFPSDPALHPGGERRSQRSRPDRPRLDALERRGEKDRDNRGATKASSLTSQPAQYKHEDSCSTCTSSSDSEEEGYFLGQPIPLPPQLRKQQPEEGKDREGEEKREVQRDWGLRGSIRRRRAQSLGAKDKDKNCAIS